In one Dama dama isolate Ldn47 chromosome 5, ASM3311817v1, whole genome shotgun sequence genomic region, the following are encoded:
- the SEPTIN9 gene encoding septin-9 isoform X5 → MADTPRDASLKQPPVPRNEKAPVDFGYVGIDSILEQMRRKAMKQGFEFNIMVVGQSGLGKSTLINTLFKSKISRKSVQPTSEERIPKTIEIKSITHDIEEKGVRMKLTVIDTPGFGDHINNENCWQPIMKFINDQYEKYLQEEVNINRKKRIPDTRVHCCLYFIPATGHSLRPLDIEFMKRLSKVVNIVPVIAKADTLTLEERVYFKQRITADLLSNGIDVYPQKEFDEDSEDRLVNEKFREMIPFAVVGSDHEYQVNGKRILGRKTKWGTIEVENTTHCEFAYLRDLLIRTHMQNIKDITSTIHFEAYRVKRLHEGSSAVANGVEEKAPEAQEM, encoded by the exons ATGGCCGACACCCCCAGAGATGCCTCACTCAAGCAGCCGCCCGTGCCGCGGAACGAGAAGGCCCCCGTGGACTTCGGCTACGTGGGGATCGACTCCATCCTGGAGCAGATGCGCAGGAAGGCCATGAAGCAGGGCTTCGAGTTCAACATCATGGTGGTGG GGCAGAGCGGCTTGGGAAAGTCCACCTTGATCAACACCCTCTTCAAATCCAAGATCAGCCGGAAGTCAGTGCAGCCCACCTCGGAGGAGCGCATCCCTAAGACCATTGAGATCAAGTCCATCACACATG ATATTGAGGAGAAGGGCGTCCGCATGAAGCTGACGGTCATCGACACGCCGGGCTTCGGGGACCACATCAACAATGAGAACTG CTGGCAGCCCATCATGAAGTTCATCAATGACCAGTACGAGAAGTACCTGCAAGAGGAGGTCAACATCAACCGGAAGAAGCGCATCCCGGACACCCGCGTCCACTGCTGCCTGTACTTCATCCCCGCCACCGGCCACTC CCTCAGGCCCCTGGACATCGAGTTCATGAAGCGCCTGAGCAAAGTGGTCAACATCGTCCCAGTCATCGCCAAGGCCGACACACTGACCCTGGAGGAGAGGGTCTACTTCAAACAGCGG ATCACTGCGGACCTGCTGTCCAATGGCATTGACGTGTACCCCCAGAAGGAGTTTGATGAGGACTCTGAGGACCGGCTGGTGAACGAGAAGTTCCGG GAGATGATCCCGTTTGCTGTGGTGGGCAGTGACCACGAGTACCAAGTGAATGGGAAGaggatccttggaaggaaaaccaaGTGGGGCACCATCGAAG TCGAGAACACCACTCACTGTGAGTTTGCTTACCTGCGGGACCTCCTTATCAG GACACACATGCAGAACATCAAAGACATCACCAGCACCATCCACTTCGAGGCCTACCGCGTGAAGCGTCTGCACGAGGGAAGCAGCGCCGTGGCCAACGGCGTCGAGGAGAAGGCGCCCGAAGCCCAGGAGATGTAG